GCCAAGACCCATGTTGATCACAACCTTCTCCAGGCGTGGCACTTGCAGGTCATTGGTGTAGCCGAACTGCTTCTTCAGCTGCGGCACAACAGTGTCTTGGTAGTGTTCCTTAATCTTGATCATTGTCTTCTTACTCTTTTATGAGGGACGGTTGGAGCGCATCGTTTCTGGTGCCTTTACCCGTCTACTTTCTGATTACCTTAGTCGAGTCCCAATTTCTTTCTGAATTCAGCTCTGAACGGTTTTTTCTTCTCAGTGCTGTAAAGCATTACCTTGCAAGCAAAAATCGGAGCTTCCTTCTTGATCAAACCGCTCTTACCCATTGGGCTGCGTGATTTGGTGGCGCGAGTGACGACATTGACGCCTTCAACGATGATTTTTCCGGTTTTCGGAAATACGTTGAGAACCTTGCCGGTGCGGCCTTTGCCCATCTCTTTCGAGCCGGAGATGACCATGACCAGGTCGCCTTTTTTGACGTGGATTTTGGGCACCAGGTTGGTGACACCATCTTTGACCAACGCTTCAGAAACAAGAGTGGTTCCGCCCATTTTGACTTTCGTCTTGACGGCACGCTTGGTCG
This is a stretch of genomic DNA from Candidatus Melainabacteria bacterium. It encodes these proteins:
- the rplX gene encoding 50S ribosomal protein L24, which produces MGGTTLVSEALVKDGVTNLVPKIHVKKGDLVMVISGSKEMGKGRTGKVLNVFPKTGKIIVEGVNVVTRATKSRSPMGKSGLIKKEAPIFACKVMLYSTEKKKPFRAEFRKKLGLD